The nucleotide window caaaattacacagggattgatacctcacatgacactatatgcgcattttaaaaaaccgaaatcccagaggccttattatggccgccattttgaaatttaggcattttggggggtgttccggggtcggaccgaggtaaacttttggtatgttgttcaggaggacctactgatgacgtttacataggaaaagtttgttcagcaatttgttccgggtcaaattgtgtttctccctgactaataatgtttaacaacgttgtcacaatatatctaagatgaaatatttattgaaacgttttttaataatgttccagaaacatttctaaaaacgttttgaaaatattgtctaaAATATAATGTCAGGCAACATTGCTGAAACATTGCTTAAACGTTGCTGCTTTACCTTTACAAAGCAATATCATCAAATTCTCTTTCTGTTCTGAGACTTCTAAGAATGCTGGATAAAAACGAGGGAGATCGATGTGCGTGGATAGAACTTGCAAGAATCACTTTTAGATTTGAAGACTTGTCGAcatgatttcaaaaattctaataatttgttttcgtttttctgTTACAGATTCGTAATCAATCTGCTGATAACGAATTTGGTATCATGCTGGACCCTTCTACCCCTAATTCTAGTCGACAACATCTGGAGCTCGGAGCAGCACCAGTTAGCTACTATCTTACAAGATGGCGCGGACGGAGCAAACCCGGGCGCTCTCTACGCTAGCATCATGTGCTACGTGAACCAAGGGATCTCGACAGGGCTCTGCGCGGCCAGCATCCTCTCCATCCTCCTCATCGGGATCGACCAGTACCTGGCCGTCGTCGACCCCCTCCGATACCACTCCCGCATCAACCAAAGCCGCTCCGGCTGGATGATCGCCGTCGTCTGGCTCGTCTCCTTCCTCCTCGGGCTCCTCGGGAGCCTCATCCAGAACAACAAAGCCACCTTCAACGTCTGCGCCGCCCGCCCGGTCGTCGCCGACCCCGGCTACATCGACACCGTCAAGGCCCTCTTCTCCGTCATCTACTTCCTCTGCATCTTCCTCGTCCCCTTCGTGAGCATCTGCATCATCTACATCAGCATCTACACGGCGGCCCTGCGCAATAGTCAGCGCGCCCGGAAGAACGGCTCCAGCTCCGGGTACTTCACGCCGCCTCTAGTCATGAACCAGATCACGACGAGTTCCAGCGACAACAGCTTGAACACGTGCGCGAAAGACACCAACCAGCTGATCAAGGCGGCCAGCAACCCTAGCTTCGCCCCCGGTCAGCTGGCCAAGGCGAACGCCGCCGCCGCTGGTGGACAGGACTCGGAGCTCAGCGAAGTGACGGTGCCGATCCTCCAGAAGCAAAGTTCCGTCGAATCGAACATCATCAACTTCACCGCCCCACCGACGAAGCCCGAGTTGGTTCACTCTTCGACGAGGTCCAGCCTCAAATCCACCTCCAGCTCGCTCGTGAGCACGCTAAAGTACAGGATATCCAACGCCTCCCTCTTCAGGTATCGCGAGGAGTCGAGAGCCGCCAGAATATCAGTATTAGTAATCATTATGTCCCTCATCTGTTGGTTACCCTTTAATCTAATCCTCTTAGTCAATTCGTCCCTCTTCAAGTTCAGCTATCAAATACCGCATTACTTATTTATACTAAGTTTAGTCTCGCTCGTTCTCAGCGCCATCATCTCGCCCCTGTTGTTCGCTCACCGCAACAGGCGGATACACAACGAATTGCTTAAGATATGTCTAGTTAAACGTAGTAATAATTTCTACAAAAAGTGTAATAAcagacataaaaaaattaacaaaagtaattttaagttgaAAACTAACTACAGTCAGACCGCGTTAGAGATCTTCAACAACCACTTAGACAATAGTAATATCTCCGAGCATAGTCAATTAAGTAATAGTAATTGTAATAAGAGTTGTAGTCCTGACGAGAACTCCAATCGAAGTAATAAGATGAGTTTCGATCTTACCAACTACTTGAACAACTTCAAGAACAAGTTCGACTTCAACCACAAACGTGATAGTATTATATTAGATAGCGACAACTTTAAGATTTACGAGGAGAAGTTGCTGCCCAGCTCGAATGTAAATTCTCATTTCATTCAGATCCCTGAGGTGGCTCTAGATATCGACACCAGCAGGAGTTCTTTCTCCAGCGGGGGCAGTGGATCAAGTTCTGCCTACAGGACGCTGTCTACTACTTCCATGAGTGATATAGTCGAGGACGAGCCTCACTCTCCTTAATAACATAGTTGCCAGACCATCTCATTAAATCGCCGGATTTTGCATCGGACTCCGCTCGAAATCCCCCGATTTCCCCTAAACTCTGGTAACTATGCGTGATACTTGTTTTCGTTCTAGTAttctctctcttcatttttggcaACCTGCAGTTTACCTCACTAGAGTCGCCGTTTCCTTTGGTCATTTGTCCTTCTATTTATCTTTTCACACCATTTTTATCCACGCGTtgaaaacagtggcgtggcgtgaaatgcgatatatcgattgttatgccatttaaacgtatggtaaagaatcgattattcaggtgttcgctgcgaacactctgtttatcgatcctttttcataggtttaaatggcataacaatcgatatatcgcaaagcacgccacgctactggttgAAAAAGGACTAAGAGAGGACTTCCAGTCTTCCTTTTCTACTCATTAAAGTACTGTTGATTTTGGTGAAGAAAGGTTGATTAGCTGGACAAATCACCAGGGCTTCAaaaatggcaaccctgttttctAAACTCACAATCTGGTATTCGAAGCGCGGGTAATTGAATACATGAATGATTCACCGTTTACCGTCCATTATACTTGGTGACTAGTCCCACCAAAGGGTCTTCAGAATTTTCTTGTCCTCTACTAAACGGCGAATATTGCAATGATTCAATTCCTGCGCTTGAAAGATTCGGTTTTGAAGTACAATTGCAAGCATCAATTGAAAGTAAAACTCGGCGAACAGCCGccaaaattttttaagtttagttattattaatttgttttttttttctttttttcttttgacgatttttttatggtcaatttttcaatctGCATCGGaggattttatgatttttttcttcttatttattttattagtttcttttagatttttcttcacaattttgacaaaatttaagaaatagtTATTCAAGAAAATTATACTTTTCTTGCTCtcccgaaaaaaaattaataaaataggttgaaaaaaattattaaaaaattaaaaacattatgTTGGTAATGTTTCTTAGTAATCTTGCCTTCCCTGACATCTAGTAGACTTGTCTTGCTATTACACCTAACCAAAAACCGTACTTTGACTGTGGCAAATCTGCTTATTCAATCGAAAAGAAGGAAGGAGCAAGAAATGTTCCCCCGGAAATTGGTGCTTGCAATAACTCTTACATATTCAGTGCCAAAAATGGCATGTTTCGACAGAtaacattcaaattaaatttcatgacaggcttttcctctctctctctctcaaaatAGCACTGCTGGTTGTCATTATTCAATCGATGTTCCTTGTAAAATGACATAAATCTAGTATTAGTTAATTTAATGTTGTGTGttaatttctttgttgaaaataatttattcgAAAGAGTTTGGTCTCTCTGATGAGAGATAGAAGCGCAATTTTCTGTTGCCAAACTTCAACAGTTTGTGTGGAtttggaaatgaaaaaattatttttctgcaatGTGACCTGTTTATGACTGACTgataattattttacttttatctatttatttctgtaattttatttcccgttaatttatttgttaaactTACTTTACACttcattctgaaaaattaattttagttcAGATGTGTACTGCCGACTGTGAGTATTAATACTTCCCTGAAATGAAGAACACCAcgaatttttctggaaaaattcctCTATCAAgatcaaaatccaattttaatatttttttcttcttttttttcattctagcGTTAATGAGTAATCTAGCGTGAGCTTAAGCCCTGTGGATTAGGATTGAACCTCAAACATTTTGATTTTCCATCCTCTGGAATTCTCTTTTCTAGGGTATGGCTCTTCAAAAGTAATAGTCTTAATCCACCGGAGTTTAAATGTTCCAGCTAGAGTCGAGGAGCTCAATTTTTCTACGAAatactcaaaaaaattttgcaacgaccAGACTTTAGATTCTTTTATTTCTCTCGAGTTTTTGTTATAACAATTTTccgatacttttttttaaatcgaaattGTTCGATTGGCCTAAAATACTCACTTTCACTCTAACCTGTCACGAACATTCGTGTAAGGTGGTACAAAGCTTTATCTAtaattttctcttgattttcTGGGGCTCCTACGGCCACCCTGTTTCCAAAAcgttgaaaaacaaaaaattaaaacaaggtTTTCTCTCATTTCAGTCGACCAAGGCGTATTAATTAGCGAAACCGTCATGCACAACACGATGttctatcaattttaaactGACGTAATAACTTACCAACTTGAGAACGAAAGGCAGTTCACGTCTTATTCCTCGAAAGCTTCAAATTCTTTTCACATGTAAATCATTATAGGTGAACATGATAGAGGAACAAGATGTCTAGTCCACCCTATCAGGTGCAGCTTTTACAaaacgtttaaaatttttagaacatTTTGTGCAAAAATTATGCTCAGTTTTACTTAGTAGAGTAAGTAGTGTGGTATTGTTTTAAAAGACTTACTGTATCGTTGTTTACTTTTGCACACATTTTGTCCGCACTCTTGCCGTTGTTGTTTCTGCCCAAAAGCTCCTTGTGGGTAACTAACTCTCAAAATAATACTGTAAAGCCATTAACTTGCCTTTGTGAACCCCATGATGTAGCAACGTTGGTAACATTGTTTAAAGGAGTAAGAAATAACGTCTGGCGGTTCGAACACCCTT belongs to Bemisia tabaci chromosome 6, PGI_BMITA_v3 and includes:
- the LOC109042504 gene encoding uncharacterized protein isoform X2, which translates into the protein MSGFKLRMASGEDHLNILLIIIFIVATTSNSLLLLVFYRRPSLRTLSNRFVINLLITNLVSCWTLLPLILVDNIWSSEQHQLATILQDGADGANPGALYASIMCYVNQGISTGLCAASILSILLIGIDQYLAVVDPLRYHSRINQSRSGWMIAVVWLVSFLLGLLGSLIQNNKATFNVCAARPVVADPGYIDTVKALFSVIYFLCIFLVPFVSICIIYISIYTAALRNSQRARKNGSSSGYFTPPLVMNQITTSSSDNSLNTCAKDTNQLIKAASNPSFAPGQLAKANAAAAGGQDSELSEVTVPILQKQSSVESNIINFTAPPTKPELVHSSTRSSLKSTSSSLVSTLKYRISNASLFRYREESRAARISVLVIIMSLICWLPFNLILLVNSSLFKFSYQIPHYLFILSLVSLVLSAIISPLLFAHRNRRIHNELLKICLVKRSNNFYKKCNNRHKKINKSNFKLKTNYSQTALEIFNNHLDNSNISEHSQLSNSNCNKSCSPDENSNRSNKMSFDLTNYLNNFKNKFDFNHKRDSIILDSDNFKIYEEKLLPSSNVNSHFIQIPEVALDIDTSRSSFSSGGSGSSSAYRTLSTTSMSDIVEDEPHSP
- the LOC109042504 gene encoding uncharacterized protein isoform X3 — encoded protein: MASGEDHLNILLIIIFIVATTSNSLLLLVFYRRPSLRTLSNRFVINLLITNLVSCWTLLPLILVDNIWSSEQHQLATILQDGADGANPGALYASIMCYVNQGISTGLCAASILSILLIGIDQYLAVVDPLRYHSRINQSRSGWMIAVVWLVSFLLGLLGSLIQNNKATFNVCAARPVVADPGYIDTVKALFSVIYFLCIFLVPFVSICIIYISIYTAALRNSQRARKNGSSSGYFTPPLVMNQITTSSSDNSLNTCAKDTNQLIKAASNPSFAPGQLAKANAAAAGGQDSELSEVTVPILQKQSSVESNIINFTAPPTKPELVHSSTRSSLKSTSSSLVSTLKYRISNASLFRYREESRAARISVLVIIMSLICWLPFNLILLVNSSLFKFSYQIPHYLFILSLVSLVLSAIISPLLFAHRNRRIHNELLKICLVKRSNNFYKKCNNRHKKINKSNFKLKTNYSQTALEIFNNHLDNSNISEHSQLSNSNCNKSCSPDENSNRSNKMSFDLTNYLNNFKNKFDFNHKRDSIILDSDNFKIYEEKLLPSSNVNSHFIQIPEVALDIDTSRSSFSSGGSGSSSAYRTLSTTSMSDIVEDEPHSP
- the LOC109042504 gene encoding uncharacterized protein isoform X1, with translation MSLSMNKTKSVGWLAISRFKLRMASGEDHLNILLIIIFIVATTSNSLLLLVFYRRPSLRTLSNRFVINLLITNLVSCWTLLPLILVDNIWSSEQHQLATILQDGADGANPGALYASIMCYVNQGISTGLCAASILSILLIGIDQYLAVVDPLRYHSRINQSRSGWMIAVVWLVSFLLGLLGSLIQNNKATFNVCAARPVVADPGYIDTVKALFSVIYFLCIFLVPFVSICIIYISIYTAALRNSQRARKNGSSSGYFTPPLVMNQITTSSSDNSLNTCAKDTNQLIKAASNPSFAPGQLAKANAAAAGGQDSELSEVTVPILQKQSSVESNIINFTAPPTKPELVHSSTRSSLKSTSSSLVSTLKYRISNASLFRYREESRAARISVLVIIMSLICWLPFNLILLVNSSLFKFSYQIPHYLFILSLVSLVLSAIISPLLFAHRNRRIHNELLKICLVKRSNNFYKKCNNRHKKINKSNFKLKTNYSQTALEIFNNHLDNSNISEHSQLSNSNCNKSCSPDENSNRSNKMSFDLTNYLNNFKNKFDFNHKRDSIILDSDNFKIYEEKLLPSSNVNSHFIQIPEVALDIDTSRSSFSSGGSGSSSAYRTLSTTSMSDIVEDEPHSP